A window of Candidatus Methanomethylophilaceae archaeon genomic DNA:
CCTGATTATTGTAACGAGCCGCGACTATCTTCTGATTTATTATAGATAATGGTTCAACATCACCCCCTATATCAGTGAAGATAGGTGCACGAATGAATTCCATCTCCACATCCTTCAGGTCTCCGAAGTCTCCTCTAGCATTGAAACTACCTAGTTGTCTTCCAAAGGCGTTACGCCTAACAGTGACCGGCATTGTCCCCAGGTGAACGGTCTCATCATCTTCGATCTTCTCAGCCAATAGGATCATTCCTGCACAGGTGGCCAATACAGGCAGTCCGGCGCCAATCTTTGCTTTCAATTCATCGAGCATGCCGAAGTCCCTTAGAAGCTTCCCCTGGACGGTGGATTCGCCACCGGGCAGGATTATCCCATCCATCCCCCGTTTCAGATCGTCCAGCGATCTGATCTCGAACCATTCCTCACCCAACCTGTCCAGAACGGCCTCGTGTTCTACGAAAGCACCCTGCAATGCCAGTACACCTACGACCATTACTGACCGCGCTCCGCCATACGGATGTTGTTCAATTTGTCTATCTCATCCTTGTTGATCCCAACCATTGCTTCACCAAGATCCTCCGAGACCTCGGCCAGAATCTTCGGATTGTTGTAGTTGGTGATAGCCTTCACTATCGCCTCAGCTCTCTTCGAGGGATTGCCAGATCTGAATATCCCTGAGCCTACGAAAACCCCCTCGGCTCCAAGCTGCATCATGAGTGCTGCATCTGCCGGCGTTGCGACTCCTCCTGCGGCGAAGTTCACAACAGGGAGTCTTCCGTTATCATGTACATATTGTGCCAATTCTACAGGCACTGCGAGCTTCTTTGCGAATTCGTATACCTCGTCATCCCTGATCGCCTTGAGCCTGGCGATATCTGAATTCATCGACCTCATGTGGGAGACCGCCTGGACCACATCGCCGGTACCTGGTTCTCCTTTGGTCCTTATCATGGATGCTCCTTCTGCGATCCTTCTCAATGCCTCTCCGAGATCCCTCGCACCGCAGACGAATGGTACCTTGAACTGCCTCTTATCGATGTGATAAACATCGTCGGCGGGAGAGAGGACCTCACTCTCATCGATGTAATCGATTTCGATTGCCTCTAGGATCTGGGCCTCGACGAAGTGTCCGATACGGACCTTTGCCATCACAGGAATGGAAACTGCATCCTGTATCCCCTTGATCATCTTGGGATCGGACATCCTCGATACTCCCCCTGCAGAACGGATATCTGCAGGTATCCTCTCCAGAGCCATCACCGCGCATGCTCCTGCATCCTCGGCTATCGCCGCCTGTTCCGGCGTGGTCACATCCATGATCACTCCGCCTTTCAACATCTGTGCTAATTCCTTGTTCAGACCGTATCTTTCTTGGGCCATAACAGGTCAATATCTATAGTAGTATAAGAAATTATATATTTCCTATATGAAAATGATAAAATACTAAGTTTGAATACACCTAAATATGAACAATCTAAGAACCGGCGAGAAATACTCGTTGAATACAACTCTGATTCATGGCGGGAATCAGATCGATGAGCGTACTGGTGCCGTCAATATCCCCATTTATCAGACCTCCACATACAAACAGGACGGTATTGGAAAGAACAGGGGGTTCGAATACTCGCGTACAGGCAACCCTACCAGGAAGGTTCTGGAGGATCTCATCGCCGATCTTGAGGGCGGAGTGGCGGGATTCGCATTCGCCTCCGGAATGGCGGCGATCACAACAGTGCTCTCCCTATACAAATCGGGCGACAGGATACTCATATCCCATAACGTGTACGGAGGAACATACCGTGTCTTGGATAAGGTGTTCAAGAACTTCGGAATCAACTACACCATATTGGAATCTGAGGGCCCCGAGTACCTCAGGAAGACGATAAAGGATGACGTGAAGGCGATATTGCTGGAGAGTCCAGCAAACCCTCTGATGTCCATAACAGATATCAAAGCATTCTCACAGATCGCACACGAGAAGGGTGTGAAGGTCATCGTGGACAATACGTTCATGACCCCATATCTCCAGCGCCCGATCGAACTCGGTGCGGATATTGTTGTCCACAGCGGAACTAAGTATCTCGGAGGCCACAGCGATCTGGTCGCAGGTTTGGCTGTCGTCAATGATAAGGAAACCGCAGAGAGACTGGCATTCCTCCAGAACGCTACAGGAGGAGTCCTTCAACCATTCGACTCTTTCCTGCTCATCCGCGGAATCAAGACGCTCTCGGTCAGGATGGACAGACACGTCGAGAACGCCTACAGGATCGCAAAGTACCTGGAATCCAACGAGGATGTGTCCAAGGTCTACTACCCCGGATTGGAGACCGATCCCGGATACGCCGTTAATTCCAAACAGGCGAAGAACGGCGGAGCGATGCTCTCCTTCGAATTGGAGGAGGGGCATGACCTCAACAGATTTTTCGAATCTCTGGAGTTGATCAATCTCGCAGAGAGTCTCGGGGGCGTGGAGTCCCTCGTATGCCATCCATCGACCATGACCCACGCATCCATACCTGAGAACATCAGAAAAGCGGTGGGGATTACTGATGGATTGATCCGCCTGTCCCCGGGGATCGAGGACGTGGAGGACATCATCAGCGACCTGGACCGTGCCATCAGGGAGTCCAGAGTATGACATTGTACGGTTCAGTAGAAGAGCTGATAGGAGAGACCCCGCTGTTAGAGCTTAAGCACATGGGATATCCGGAAGGGGTCAGGGTGTTTGCGAAGCTCGAGCTGAGCAACCCCGCCGGAAGCGTCAAGGACCGTGTAGGGATGTACATGGTCAGGGATGCTGAGGAGAAGGGCATACTCAAGAAAGGATCCACGATAGTCGAGGCCACCGCCGGAAACACTGGGATAGGGATAGCGCTGGCGGCCTTAAACAAGGGTTACAGGGTAATATTCACTGTCCCCACCAAGTTCTCCGAGGAGAAGCAGATCATAATGAGTGCACTCGGT
This region includes:
- the pdxT gene encoding pyridoxal 5'-phosphate synthase glutaminase subunit PdxT, with amino-acid sequence MVVGVLALQGAFVEHEAVLDRLGEEWFEIRSLDDLKRGMDGIILPGGESTVQGKLLRDFGMLDELKAKIGAGLPVLATCAGMILLAEKIEDDETVHLGTMPVTVRRNAFGRQLGSFNARGDFGDLKDVEMEFIRAPIFTDIGGDVEPLSIINQKIVAARYNNQVATAFHPELTDDTRVHQYFLSIFHRFFTERGSKTSFKLFPYFHIGN
- the pdxS gene encoding pyridoxal 5'-phosphate synthase lyase subunit PdxS is translated as MAQERYGLNKELAQMLKGGVIMDVTTPEQAAIAEDAGACAVMALERIPADIRSAGGVSRMSDPKMIKGIQDAVSIPVMAKVRIGHFVEAQILEAIEIDYIDESEVLSPADDVYHIDKRQFKVPFVCGARDLGEALRRIAEGASMIRTKGEPGTGDVVQAVSHMRSMNSDIARLKAIRDDEVYEFAKKLAVPVELAQYVHDNGRLPVVNFAAGGVATPADAALMMQLGAEGVFVGSGIFRSGNPSKRAEAIVKAITNYNNPKILAEVSEDLGEAMVGINKDEIDKLNNIRMAERGQ
- a CDS encoding PLP-dependent transferase produces the protein MNNLRTGEKYSLNTTLIHGGNQIDERTGAVNIPIYQTSTYKQDGIGKNRGFEYSRTGNPTRKVLEDLIADLEGGVAGFAFASGMAAITTVLSLYKSGDRILISHNVYGGTYRVLDKVFKNFGINYTILESEGPEYLRKTIKDDVKAILLESPANPLMSITDIKAFSQIAHEKGVKVIVDNTFMTPYLQRPIELGADIVVHSGTKYLGGHSDLVAGLAVVNDKETAERLAFLQNATGGVLQPFDSFLLIRGIKTLSVRMDRHVENAYRIAKYLESNEDVSKVYYPGLETDPGYAVNSKQAKNGGAMLSFELEEGHDLNRFFESLELINLAESLGGVESLVCHPSTMTHASIPENIRKAVGITDGLIRLSPGIEDVEDIISDLDRAIRESRV